A genome region from Homo sapiens chromosome 8 genomic patch of type FIX, GRCh38.p14 PATCHES HG76_PATCH includes the following:
- the LOC128966724 gene encoding uncharacterized protein LOC128966724, translated as MNKVNTALSFSAWLLFQLVLRLQVLESREGQKASEGVLQPPHPPEAFPADPGLHPLTAGPRTTPASRVGGPGCLSGHILQWPGPAHEGGGHVQVLFACVCRELQVAS; from the exons ATGAACAAAGTCAACACCGCTTTGTCCTTCAGTGCCTGGCTCCTTTTTCAGCTCGTCTTGCGACTCCAGGTACTGGAGTCCAGGGAGGG GCAAAAGGCCTCTGAGGGAGTATTACAGCCGCCTCATCCACCAGAAGCATTTCCAGCAGATCCAGGTCTGCACCCCCTGACTGCAGGGCCAAGGACTACCCCCGCTTCTAG GGTTGGTGGACCTGGGTGTCTCTCTGGACACATCCTCCAGTGGCCTGGACCTGCCCATGAAGGTGGTGGACATGTTCAGGTGCTGTTTGCCTGCGTGTGCCGTGAACTTCAAGTG